The genomic stretch catgACTGTACTTTCCTCTAACCCGACCGGAACTGTTTTTAATAAGGATCTGAGTTAGTTTTCGTGGGTGGTATGAATAGATAAGAACGAATCTGTACTAAAAttacatttagattcacatcgtacatgcatgatcagttgtcaaacgaaagtacggttgatattcaaatgctttatttttctctttccgggatattgtttcagtatgttgatgctgcactaacaaatataagtgtatatgaagtgaaaacacaaaaaaataattaaaaaattacgGTTGCgacagacacctataaacataccatataatactagatgcgcataatatcaatttaacatACAATTAAATTTGCATGGCCTTACCGCATGCGTTTTCAGTGTCTGGGCATATGTTTAAGTATTGTACTTAATATCAATCCATAACGTGACGACTAATCGCCAAAAAAGGTCTTCGAATGAGTATGGATAACTATTTGCGTCCCGCGGATGTCGCTGTTCTGTGTGGCGGCATACTGGCGTCCCTGGTTGTTGGTGTTGTCTACGCAGTGAAAGAGAGTCGTCATGAGTCATCGTCCTTCCGGTACCACCGAGGAGGCGGCAAGTTGCACCCAGTTCCTGTCGCGGTTTCGTTAGTGGTGACATTTGAATCCTCAATATCCTATTTGGGATTACCAAGCGAAATCTACATGTACGGCTCATATTACGCGATGCTTATCACGGGGCTGATTGCCGGATACCTGATGATGTTCTTCATAACTATTCCATTGTTTTATCCACTACAAATCACGAGCGTCTACGAGTACCTACAGATGCGCCACGAGTCCCAAAGAGTCCGACAGATGTCCATGTGGTTGGGTAACGTCGGAAGTTTTCTATATGCGGGAATCGTCACTTTCGGCGCCGCAACGGGCATGGAAGGGGTTACTGGCGTATCCGCGTGGATATACATCGTAGTGTTGACGTCGATAGCGGTGGTTTACACGTCACTAGGCGGAATTAAGGCGGTCGTGGTAACTGACGTAGTTCAAGGCGTAATTATGATAGGTATGATATTTTCAATACTCGTATACGGCTGTATTCGCGTTGGAGGCGTTTCTACAGTGATTGAGATCAACCGACCTACGGGTAGATTACAGATATTTGACTTCGATCCTAACCCGTACAAGCGGCACACATTCTGGACTCTTGCAATAGGCAACGGATGGATGTGCGCCGGCATCATATTTAGTCCTCCATTGGTACAGCGTCTGAACTCTGTCCGCTCTATAGGGGATGCAAGAAAGGTAGCAGCAATGTCGATCCCAGCATTTGTGATATTACAGATTCTTATCATGTGCGAAGGTCTAGTGGCATATGCATACTTTTCACTGAAAGGTTGCGATCCTATTGCGTCGAAACAGATATCAAACCCGAACCAAATTATACCCTATCTTGTGAGAGATTTATTTGCAAGCGTTCCCGGTATAACTGGCCTGTACCTGTCCGCGCTATGCAGTGCGTCACTGAGTACCATCTCTTCGCTACTCAGCTCTATTTCAGCAGTCACTTCCGAGGACTTCATCAGACCGCGGTTAAAGAAAGCCTCCGAAAAGAAGCTAACGCAACTTTCAAAATTAATTGTTGTCATGGCCGGAGTGGTCTCAATTGGTATCGCCATACTTATCAGCCAGGTGAAAGGCCCGATGGGGCAGATAAGCGGCAGCATACTTGGGGCAGTAAACGCGCCAATTGCTGTCGTGTTCTTCTTGTCCATATTCGTAAGGTGCACCACTCGTAGGGGTCTCTACAGCAGCGTCATAGTCGGAGCGTGTTTTGCCATGTGGCTGTCTCTGGGGAGCAACTTCTCACCCGGTCGCCTGCAACCTGCAATATTACCGCTGGGTCATACTGACAAGTGTTTCTCCTATCACAATACGTCGTTGGCCCGTGCCAACTTCACGACGACGCCATTTGTTTCCGTACGTTTGAGAAACAATTCATTTGATGACCATTCGTTTTTTGACGAACTGACAAATACTAATGGGACATTATATGATACGACAATCACTCTAAGCAAAAACACCACGCCGGGTATTCATGAAACCATCCACGGACTTGACTGGTTGTACTCGATTTCGTATCTGTATATTTCACTGTTGGTTTCCATCGTATCTATTTGCGCTGGATTAATTGTAAGCAAATTAACAGATGATCGCCCCGTTAAGGTCCCCGACTATTTAATGCTTACATTGAATGCAAGGTTTTTCAAATGCCTGCCCAACGATCGTCAACTTGTGCGAACACACGAGGATGTGTCTTTACAACAAACGTAAGAGAAAATATGCGTTCTGTTTAAGATATTTAAACTCATGGAACCCAAAACTGAGCAAGAATGCACCTTACGCGAAACTGTAAAGTAAAGAGAATATCACGGGGGTAGTATT from Dreissena polymorpha isolate Duluth1 chromosome 10, UMN_Dpol_1.0, whole genome shotgun sequence encodes the following:
- the LOC127849114 gene encoding sodium-coupled monocarboxylate transporter 1-like; protein product: MDNYLRPADVAVLCGGILASLVVGVVYAVKESRHESSSFRYHRGGGKLHPVPVAVSLVVTFESSISYLGLPSEIYMYGSYYAMLITGLIAGYLMMFFITIPLFYPLQITSVYEYLQMRHESQRVRQMSMWLGNVGSFLYAGIVTFGAATGMEGVTGVSAWIYIVVLTSIAVVYTSLGGIKAVVVTDVVQGVIMIGMIFSILVYGCIRVGGVSTVIEINRPTGRLQIFDFDPNPYKRHTFWTLAIGNGWMCAGIIFSPPLVQRLNSVRSIGDARKVAAMSIPAFVILQILIMCEGLVAYAYFSLKGCDPIASKQISNPNQIIPYLVRDLFASVPGITGLYLSALCSASLSTISSLLSSISAVTSEDFIRPRLKKASEKKLTQLSKLIVVMAGVVSIGIAILISQVKGPMGQISGSILGAVNAPIAVVFFLSIFVRCTTRRGLYSSVIVGACFAMWLSLGSNFSPGRLQPAILPLGHTDKCFSYHNTSRQHDLPSKPQLDNDT